Below is a genomic region from Primulina eburnea isolate SZY01 chromosome 9, ASM2296580v1, whole genome shotgun sequence.
CTTAAGAGGCCTTAAATAAAAGTCATTTAGCTGCTAATCCACAGCTGAAACATTCAGAAATTGACAGCATCTCTCGGTCCTATCACATTACACCAACACATGTGCACTCATCTCCCAAAACTCACACCTCACGCTAAACCGACTTCCCCAACCTTAAGCCAACCTACTAAGGACCACGATCAGACCTTAAGCCATCTAACAAAACCAAGACACCGACCCATGCACGCACCTAACCACTAGGAATCAAGAAAAACGCACTAAGCTCCCTACCGAGACTTCTATACCCAACATGGCTCTGTTGTTTGCTCCTTCGACCCCAGCCTTGTTCGAGCCATTCCAGCCCCCACCACAGACCCATCAGGGTCTGGTCTAGGACTGGAGAAGGTCCTCCCACGGCTGCTGTACAAGAATTCAAGGAACCAACCCCTACACCAAGTCTCGATCCGCATAACCTTCACGACTTTGAACCAAACTCAATCAAATTCCTACTCCTGCATCTACCCCTTCTCACACCCGATATTAACCAGCTCTTGACAACCCAAcccagcagccccttgcaccacaTATCAGAAACGTGAGTGGTTGATTCAAAAACGATGCTTGTTACACGATAAAAACTCACCAAAGCACACTCACATGCATGAACGAGATATGAACCTACACATACCTGTTTTACAGAATATTTAGGGCGTAAATGATGAGAAAAGAAAGTAAAAGCATGCCTTGATGAGTGGGAGAATAAAAACCGATGCAAAAATTGGAGATCCGGAGGAATTTTTCTAGCAATCCAACGATCGGTGAAGCTTGTTGCTGGGAAAATGTGAAGCCGAGAGGAATGAGATGAGTGGAGGAGGTGGGCAGCTTTTGAAACGTAAGTAGGCTTAGTGGGGAGTTAAGGGAAGTAATTAGGTAATAATTATAAGGTTTaggattaattaaatgattgaataatagataatatacttaaatttgataattaaaagtttaaaagttATTTACGCCAAATAAGCTTAaaaataggcccattaaatctaATCATACtaccgaaaaatatttcatgttgaaaaagttttgaaaataatagccgaacccttaaaaagttctccgattcgctaaaatttgcgtaccgttaaaaataaaatcatgcgggtaaaaatacccagaaaaatctcatttttgaaaaatacctttaaaacatcttatattaattgataaaaattaatcttgtaataaaaataatttcttgataaatctccggtctccgttcctcgttcgagcgcgaaatgcaacttaaaaatctttaatgcatgaacctttaaaatttcatgaaataaattctatcatgcatgaattatgcataaaatgcataaaataattaaacacataattaataaaataaaaatgcattttatgctttaaaagaatttaataaaataccaaagaaatttaataatttgcatgcatatggttcacgtggactttccgattttcgggacgttacataatcggtattaatacaatttataatctcaacgataacacaaatctgatatcgaatctcagtcaaatcgactctgaaaataataacaattacataaccagtctgttcttcagtctgacttcaattatacagtgtctacggtagcagaaacaccatatatgaatcatattcaattctgacaatatcataaattcaaatcttgtctaaacgtaacaaaacttacgtccagttgtagtctgcgttgataggaacacagtaccgaagtcggattcaaaatctgacggacggatttctcacaacaGGCGTAAGGGTTTTCCGCTATCTTCCTCGGCCCTTTCTTCAATTCTGAGAAATGAGTTGCGTAAGTAATTCTGAAgatttgcatgtgtatatatatatatatatatacatccgtaACATGCACTGAAGCAAGTGGCTCATTCCGCctattccacgtctcgcgctcgagcggtaagaaagtaccgctcgggcgcgataCTTTCTGTTCGGTGCGTGGCTCCTTattccattggcgctcgagcggtaatctTTACGGCTCGGGCACCAGCCTTTCTGTCCGAATTCTTGTGatgccttggcgctcgggcggtgcttttctaccgctcgggcgccacatattcTGCCCGAAATCTTGGCTCACAATGCAACAACGCCCGGCTTCTCCTTTCACGTTTTATTTGGCTCCTGTGATATTTACTAATCACAATTCTGACCATTTAATCGtcatctgattacagtaattaaatctcgggccttacagttgagctataaaatttaaattcatACATTCTAAGTAATGAGTTTAATGATGAATATGATAGAATCCACGAGGAAATAGTGATGATTTCTTTAGAGGAAAAACAAATGAAGATGTGATATTTTGGATAAGGACTAACTAAACAATATAGTAAAACTAAAATTAgcaaataagaaaaataatgaatttaaagaaaattaaataaccaAATGAGTATACTGAAAGAAGAAATTCAATCTAACCAAATTATGATTCAAGGGATTCTATTATTCAATTGTATCACTGGTCATCAGTCAATAAATTATTCATTCACGGTTCCAAGTAATTAACCTTGAATTATAGAGATAGTCGTTAAAATTTTTGTGTTCTCCAAATTTAATTGATCAAACTTAGCATCTAGTCAAAATCTATCAGTAACTAACTGAGCAATATAgtattccatattaattaaatatatcatttttgttttgtaaaaatagttAATTCTAAAATCTAACAACTAATATAGCTGCAATTGATATATCAAGTTTTGTTGAGTTATTTAGCTTAATATGTTATGATAACACAACAGACATAATCTATCGCTAGTACCAATTGTTTTTTTACAATTACAGATAATTGAAATTAATCAACATATAACTTTCATAGGATTAAATATAATTGAATAAACAAATActtgaaaaaaaattagaacaCAAAAAATTTCACagtgataaaattaaaataataataatatctcttgaataaaaaataaaacttagcTTAGAATTTTCGTGAAGAGAAAAATTCCTGCGCCTCACTCTTTTTTGTTTCACATTAAGGTACCGTTTGGTTCATGGTATGAGATATATAGTATGGAGATAAGTAATATTttgtaataataaaataaatagaaaatgatagTTAATACAATGTTTGAtttaattgatttgattgattaaatttgagataatatgATATTATCATTTTGTCATTGTTGAAAATATTAAtagaatattaataatattatttattaagggTAATATCgtaattttatattattgatttgattgatgttttataaattattatgaatttgattgatctgaaataaataattaataatttgattgatcGAGATAAATAATACTTGTACAAAATAAGGGATATGATagaattatttatattaatatttataaggacactaaatataaaaataaaaaactaagTTTTCAATTTTTGGGTTTTCCAAGAAAATGGAAGCGAAGGAGGAAAGTAACAAAATCAGCGGTGGCGTGAGAAAGATTATGTCGCCGTGTGATGTGGAAGCCCTCAAGAAATGTTTGGAAGAAAATAATGGAGATCAGAAGAAATGCCAATCACATATAGAAGCTTTCAAAGCTTCATGCTCTGTTAAGAAGCCCAATCCATCTCCGGATTCcccttaaaattttcaattcttGAACTCTAATCGTGAGTTTTAGCTACCCTTTTGTCCTGTAAAGTGGGTCGAATTTATCGGTGATCCATTTTGGAATGTAATAATTTTTTCGTCAAGATTAATGATAGAAAGATTTTGTTTGAGCTGTAAAGATTGCATCTTTTCCCTAGTAGATGATGGATAGAGTTTGTTTGCTTTGTGTGGTGAATGGTGATTGATCTTTCTCCTATTGCATTTCTTTTTATTTGGACTATGTAGTTTCTTTATGAACATGCAGTTTCTGATGACTAATTTTCACTGCATGACATTAGATATTGCAAGAAATCTGCAGTATTGGGGTTGCAAAAATCTTTATTCTCAAACAAATTCTTGGAGCATAGTAGCCGAGGTTATCCTTACGGACACATGTTCCAAGTTTACCTCTTATAAATGTAACACTCTTAGTTGTTGGAAACTGCTGCAAAATAAATGCAATTGGTGATATGATTTATCTAGTTCAAGTTAAACTAAGAAGAGAGAGCATAGATGCTGAATTGAGCGTCTCTAAGAGGCTTATCCTTTGATGGAACAGACAGTATGATTTAGAGATTGGTCTGAAGCTTAATTGTGGAGGACTCTCTGGATCTCTAGGAAGTTCACACATTATTGAAACTTATTTTGGACCAATTTACTCTTTCCTGGAGAATGAGATAGGGAATTCCTTTAGGTTAAGCTTGGATGATGGATTTGAAGCTCTGTATTTCAAATCCATTTGATTGCTCGGATAAATTTGTGCTGAATGAATTTTGTTTACACCCTTTTTTGTTAATTTACGTAGATATAATGATAGTTGAGTTAAATTTGAAATACATTCACGGTGTGGTCATTTCAACTTTCAAGTACATTCTTCAGATCCCTCCTCAAATGAAATTCATCAgtctgaatcaaatctttccaTCCAATTGCAACCAAAGAAATCTAAGGTACAATGACAAGGGGACTTTCATTCAATCCCATTTATGTTTCAGGTTAAATGCATTTGCTGTAAGAAATTAGCAGTACCCTTCATATCTCCAAGTATCAAGAATCATTATTTAGTATTTTTACATCATGGTCTGAAGTTTTGGCTATTAGAGGAAATAAGTAGGATGGCTTAGTTAGTAAAATAGAATATTATGGCTTTTTAATGAGGAGTTGGTTACACATGTTTAGAGATGAATTGATCTCCAACAAGTTAAGATAAAGTACAACAGAATTGCTTGCTCTTGAGGAATGATTATATTCAGTTTCTTGAATCGAACTGTACGCAGGAAAGCAACTGTGAATGAAATTCGAACCAACAAAAATACAGAATCGAACATCTTCGGTGTTGCCTAAAACTATGAATGACGGCAataatgcaactcaaatcatttCAAAACTATGTAACAATCCAGCAACATATTTTGGCCTTTGTTCCATCCAAGGCAATTACTTTATCTAATAAATTTCACTACCGACTTGTATCTCATGAAAATTTGACTCTGTCTCTAACACGAATTCTAGCATCAAGCAAATGTCATtgtatcaaaaatattatagtaGATGGTAACCATATAAAATTAGAGTCATTTAAGTCTACGCTTCAATTGCTTTGCCAATAGGGACATCCCAACAAGGACATTTACCATTGAATATTAAAAATCCAGTTGATTCTCCAATGTCTCTGTAGAGGCTACATAGAACAAACTTAACTTTCAGTTCcaacattttattttttacaaaaatctGGTCAGCCTTAAATTACATAAAGATGGGACAGAAGCTGTCTCTCCCAACCCCTCAACTGGTTAAAAATTACTAATCTCATCTAAGTGCCTAAGTTACATTCTCTAATTCATCAACTTGCATATAAGAAATTTATTCCAAAGTCAAAACTTTGAGCTGAAGAGCCTATGTATATCAAATTAACAATCATGGCTCCATCATTCCTGCCAACTCATCAATACTTGTTTTTCTCAACACCAGTGGAAGATAAATATTCAATTTTAAAGCCATTTGCTATGTCAAACTTCTATATTATCTAAATTTCTCTTAAATTGACTGAATATGCATGTTTTTCTTTTAAGCCATAGTTTGGTAAGAAAGGTTGGAAACTATAGAATTTTATACTGTAATAAATTTTGCAGCCTTCTTTTATCAAAATCTTTAttctttgaaagaatttgtaTCTCTGAACGAATATTGAAATATGGTGCTctgagatttaattattgaagGACAGTAGTTGATTTAGCTTCTATTTAAAGCTAGTAGTGAAACTTCACAAAACAGGACAAAATTtcttcataatgtccatacaacTTCCTGTTTTTGATATTTCACAGCCCTTGAGCTCTACTTCTCTTTCTGCCCTTTCTCTAGCCTGTAAAGAATGGGGTTTTTTTCACATAACAAACCATGGAATATCCAAAGAGTTGTACACGAAACTGCGTTTTTTGTCGAGCCAGATTTTTAATCTCCCCTTGGAGGTGAAACAGAAAGCAGGTCCTTCATCTGATATAAGAACATATACTCCCCATTTCATAGCCTCCCCTTTCTTCGAGAGTCTACGAGTATCAGGACCGGACTTCTTTGGCTCTGCGCAGGTTTCTTCAGAAGCTCTTCTAAACCAGCCAGACTCGGAATTCTGGTAAAGTATTATGACGACAAATACATATTTATTATGGATAAAGATTATTTCTACGTTGTTTTAGCTAACTTTCTCGATCAGATTCCCATTTTTTATGCTTATCGATTATTCTTTTCGTCATTTACCAGTGAGATACTTACAGAATATGGAAGTAGAATGACCTTTTTATCAGAAACAATTCTTGAAATGGTAATCAAGTCTTTAGGGAGTGATCTTGATACGAAATTCCTGTCCGAATTCAAGAGTTGCCATGGTTACTTAAGAATCAATAATTATTCTCCACCCAACTGTACGGAAGAACAAGAAACCGAAGGGCTTGGAATGCACACTGATATGAGCTGTATAACCATAGTTTATCAAGATGACCATGGTGGGCTCCAAGTGAGATCTAAAGAAGGGAAATGGATGGACATAAATCCACACAGGGATACGCTCGTCGTGAATATTGGTGACTTGATGGAGGCCTGGAGCAACGGAAAATTCAGATCATCTGAGCATAGAGTTATCCTGAAACAAAATGTGAGACGATTCTCCATTGCTTTCTTTTGGTGCTTTGAAGACGAGAAAACGATCTCTGCTCCCCATGAAATCGTCGGAGAAGGGAATTTGAGGCTCTACAAGCCTTTTCTTTGTACAGATTATTTGAGATTCAGAGAGAACAACGAGAAAGGAAAGTTTGAGAAAGTTGGTTTCACTGTCAAACATTTTGCAGGGATTGAGTAAGATTTCACATAATCATTTTGTCTTTTCTCTATTCATTTTATCAGTGTGTTGCACAAATAAATTTGTTGTACTTATGGTTCCTCTCAAGTAAAAGGAGTTGTTTGAGATGATGCGATTATAATGCTCAAAAATGTTTCAGATCAATATTTTGTCTTTTGATCACAAGAATTCCTGTATTTTCTAGTGAAACACATGATCAAATGGAGGAAAAATCTGCGGATTACTTGTGGTTCATTTCCATAGAGATCTTAAATTTGAGACGAAATTAAGTTCGAGATCCAATTATAATATTTTCCATCTGCAACTCCgaaaaaaatgaaagaaaaaactATAAATAACTCAATATTATTTAGAGCAACATCATCAAATTTCACATTGGATCTACCTTCAACATAAAAAATCTTTAGCTATTGTGGGATTTTTAATTAGTAGTTGACTCTTATATCAGCAAGTTGCAAGTTGAATCTCATGGAAAAGCTTCTTGAGTTGCAACCACACAGTTTGACTGAAAAATAATGAGGTAAAAATTACATGAAGCTCCACGTTTAGCTAAAATATAGGCCCTCTTGTAGTTTAGACTATTATAATTACCTTTTgccaaatataaattttgattctGTATCATTTTCTTTGACCAATAGTTTTAAATAGTATGACCACCAGGTGTTCTGGGAA
It encodes:
- the LOC140841049 gene encoding gibberellin 20-oxidase-like protein, which gives rise to MSIQLPVFDISQPLSSTSLSALSLACKEWGFFHITNHGISKELYTKLRFLSSQIFNLPLEVKQKAGPSSDIRTYTPHFIASPFFESLRVSGPDFFGSAQVSSEALLNQPDSEFCEILTEYGSRMTFLSETILEMVIKSLGSDLDTKFLSEFKSCHGYLRINNYSPPNCTEEQETEGLGMHTDMSCITIVYQDDHGGLQVRSKEGKWMDINPHRDTLVVNIGDLMEAWSNGKFRSSEHRVILKQNVRRFSIAFFWCFEDEKTISAPHEIVGEGNLRLYKPFLCTDYLRFRENNEKGKFEKVGFTVKHFAGIDETHDQMEEKSADYLWFISIEILNLRRN